AAGAAAACTGGATCTTTCTTAGATCAAATAACGAGTGCATTTTTTTGTAAACATTCAAAACCAGATTATTAATTTTAAAATCTTTCTTTTGCAGGGCGCTGTTGTAATTGCTAAGCAGCGTCAGATCGTGCATATTCTCAATCATTTCGCTCATTTCATTCAGCGTTGATTGGATGATGTTGAGATATTCCTGTACGTTTTCAGAGTTTGGATTTTCATTTAATTCCATCGCTAAAAGATCGAAATAACCTTTCAAAACGGCCAGAGGAGTGCGCAGCTCGTGATTGGTAAGCGTGATGAATTTATTTTTCATTTCGTTTAATTCGCGCAGCTGGTGGTTCAGGTCTTTTAGCTTTTGATTTTCGCGCCGGGCGTTGATGTTTTGAATGCAGCGATTTAAAACGATGCGCACATGTTCAAAAGAAACCGGTTTGGTGATGTAATCAAAGGCGCCCTGTTTCATTGCTTTAATGGCATTTTCGATGGTAGCAAAGCCGGTGATGACAATCACTTCGGTTTCCGGATATTTTTTCTTGATTAATCGTAAAGTTTGTAGCCCATCCATTACCGGCATGTTCAAATCGGTAAATACAATTTGATAGGCTTTCTTTTTAAGCTTCTCAAGCCCGGCCATGCCATTCTCGGCTACATCTACCTGGTAGCCTAAAAATTCAAACATATCAATATAGCTTTCGCGAACTTCTGGTTCGTCTTCAATAACCAAAATATTGGGCTTAAAATCGCGGTTTAATTGGGTTCTGGTGTTATTAGCTTCTATCTTCTCTTCTAACACTTAATTACTCCTGAGATTTTCAGGTACATCGATGATGATTTGTCTAATTCGTTCCAGTTCGTTGTTAATTTTTTCCAGATATTCGTTGGCTTTGGGATCAT
This sequence is a window from Caldithrix abyssi DSM 13497. Protein-coding genes within it:
- a CDS encoding hybrid sensor histidine kinase/response regulator, whose translation is MLEEKIEANNTRTQLNRDFKPNILVIEDEPEVRESYIDMFEFLGYQVDVAENGMAGLEKLKKKAYQIVFTDLNMPVMDGLQTLRLIKKKYPETEVIVITGFATIENAIKAMKQGAFDYITKPVSFEHVRIVLNRCIQNINARRENQKLKDLNHQLRELNEMKNKFITLTNHELRTPLAVLKGYFDLLAMELNENPNSENVQEYLNIIQSTLNEMSEMIENMHDLTLLSNYNSALQKKDFKINNLVLNVYKKMHSLFDLRKIQFSYKLDPNDPVVSIDPQKLERAVGELVQNALKYTPEGGKVLLRVKFDHLKNVVYLSVADTGIGIPHDKLELIFEPFYEVQDEMHHSTSKVQFMGGGIGVGLSIVKEIVEAHNGEVMVESNPGKGSVFTILLKAKT